From a region of the Thermus caldilimi genome:
- a CDS encoding pyridoxal phosphate-dependent aminotransferase: MLDDALRPIHGGPDGGPEPLYDFSTNANALGPNPVILEYLRQADPSRYPDPLYHRTHRLLAEAHGVPESHVAVGTGTSELIHRLARWNHLRGPILLLRPTFSEYARAARALDLPLFEAGSPEEFLRLLPQSSLAFLCVPNNPTGEVYPFLEEATQRAGGALVLDLAYYPLMEKPFPLPQGAWRLYSPNKAHGLTGIRAGYLLAPIDLTSFRHLAPSWPVSVYGEALLLGHLDPEAQGWLEESKRELIRLRRLLAHGLRELGLPVRESPANFLLVRVGQATEVARRLRERGIRVRDATSFGLPEWLRLSAQKEEAIEALLATLAETLAARA, from the coding sequence ATGCTGGACGATGCGCTGAGGCCCATCCACGGCGGGCCCGATGGGGGTCCTGAGCCCCTCTACGACTTCTCCACCAACGCCAACGCCCTGGGGCCCAACCCGGTGATCCTGGAGTACCTCAGGCAGGCCGATCCAAGCCGCTACCCGGACCCCCTCTACCATAGAACCCACCGCCTTCTGGCCGAGGCCCACGGGGTTCCGGAAAGCCATGTGGCCGTGGGCACGGGCACCAGCGAACTCATCCACCGCCTGGCCCGCTGGAACCACCTCAGGGGCCCTATCCTCCTCCTCAGGCCCACCTTCAGCGAGTACGCCAGGGCTGCGCGGGCCCTGGATCTGCCCCTTTTTGAGGCGGGAAGCCCGGAGGAGTTCCTGAGGCTTCTACCCCAGAGCTCCTTGGCCTTCCTCTGCGTGCCCAACAACCCCACGGGGGAGGTGTACCCCTTCCTGGAGGAGGCCACACAACGGGCCGGGGGGGCCTTGGTGTTGGATTTGGCCTACTACCCCCTTATGGAAAAGCCGTTTCCCCTGCCCCAAGGCGCTTGGCGCCTGTACAGCCCCAACAAGGCTCACGGCCTCACTGGGATACGGGCCGGGTACCTTTTGGCCCCCATAGACCTCACTTCCTTCCGCCATCTGGCTCCTTCCTGGCCGGTTTCCGTCTACGGGGAGGCCCTCCTCTTAGGCCACCTGGACCCGGAGGCCCAGGGGTGGTTGGAGGAGAGCAAAAGGGAACTCATCCGCCTGCGCCGTCTCCTGGCCCACGGCCTACGGGAGCTAGGCCTACCGGTGCGGGAAAGCCCGGCCAACTTCCTCCTGGTGCGGGTGGGGCAGGCCACGGAGGTGGCCAGGAGGCTAAGGGAAAGGGGCATACGGGTAAGGGACGCCACCAGCTTTGGCCTGCCCGAGTGGCTAAGGCTTTCTGCCCAGAAGGAGGAGGCTATAGAGGCCCTCCTGGCAACCCTCGCCGAGACCCTGGCCGCGAGGGCCTGA
- a CDS encoding MFS transporter: MDSRLVALLFGVLLGTVSESSLAPALPLLSQIYEVGPDTAQQAVSAGLLGAALAYLPVAWLARYLGAARLFRLGLILHAALALALALASSLPYLILLRLAQGVATAMVVGLVPGLATSAFPQARGYAMGMVASTVATGTLLGPALGGLAATWGLSYVFLLPLPVGLLALFLSGNLPELPRQEGSLRRLFEASGFLQALAATSLYFLHTLGTTVALAFHLGAEGFSPSAIGTLLLLNPLQLLLLGAWAGRTADRLGYNRMALLGAYLLVAAGVGFALLPLWHPLWGSALGLLLLGIGRALFQAANNALVLSLAPGGLEGLASGALSVARALGQALGSALAGGSLAFFYAVLPNHRLAFAATLLLLTGLMGLSAWLVRARG, from the coding sequence GTGGACTCGAGGCTCGTGGCCCTCCTCTTCGGCGTACTCCTCGGAACGGTGAGCGAAAGCAGCCTGGCCCCTGCCCTCCCCCTCCTGTCCCAGATCTACGAGGTAGGTCCGGATACTGCCCAGCAGGCGGTTTCCGCTGGGCTTTTGGGAGCGGCCTTGGCCTATTTGCCCGTGGCCTGGCTGGCCCGCTACCTGGGTGCCGCGCGGCTTTTCCGCCTGGGCCTGATCCTGCACGCCGCCTTGGCCTTGGCCCTAGCCCTGGCCTCGAGCCTTCCCTACCTCATCCTCCTCCGCCTGGCCCAGGGAGTGGCCACCGCCATGGTGGTGGGCCTGGTGCCCGGCCTGGCCACCAGCGCCTTTCCCCAGGCCCGGGGTTACGCCATGGGCATGGTGGCCAGCACCGTGGCCACCGGCACCCTCTTGGGCCCTGCCCTTGGGGGCTTGGCCGCCACCTGGGGCCTTTCCTATGTCTTTCTCCTCCCCCTTCCCGTGGGGCTTCTCGCCCTCTTCCTCTCAGGCAATCTTCCGGAACTTCCCAGGCAGGAAGGCTCTCTAAGGCGCTTGTTCGAGGCCTCTGGGTTCCTTCAGGCCCTCGCGGCCACCTCCCTGTACTTCCTCCACACCCTGGGCACCACCGTGGCCTTGGCCTTCCACCTGGGGGCAGAGGGGTTCTCCCCCAGCGCCATCGGCACCCTTCTCCTCCTCAACCCCTTGCAACTTCTCCTCCTGGGTGCCTGGGCCGGCCGCACCGCAGACCGCCTGGGGTACAACCGCATGGCCCTCCTCGGGGCCTACCTCCTGGTGGCCGCGGGCGTGGGCTTCGCCCTCTTGCCCCTTTGGCATCCCCTCTGGGGCTCGGCCTTGGGGCTCCTCCTCCTGGGGATAGGACGGGCCCTTTTTCAAGCAGCCAACAACGCCCTGGTGCTTTCCCTGGCGCCTGGGGGCCTCGAGGGGCTGGCCTCGGGTGCCCTGTCCGTGGCCCGAGCCCTGGGCCAAGCCCTGGGAAGCGCCCTGGCCGGGGGTTCCCTGGCCTTCTTCTACGCCGTCCTGCCCAACCACCGCCTGGCCTTCGCCGCCACCCTCTTGCTCCTTACAGGCCTCATGGGCCTTTCCGCCTGGCTGGTGCGGGCCAGGGGTTAG
- the ppdK gene encoding pyruvate, phosphate dikinase, translating to MGTHTQVYLLSEARGLSRDLLGGKGFGLVEMAQAGLPVPPALIITTEACRRFLREGAVPGLWEEVRAKLAALEGLVGKRFGKGEGSTPPLLVSVRSGAPVSMPGMMDTILNLGLSSEGVESLARATGNPRFAWDAFRRLLSMYGEVVLGERAEVFEGMLSALKEKRGVQSDTELSPEDLEALSFQYLRHLQERGTPFPMDPWLQLQGAIEAVFRSWLNPRAKTYRRIYGIPEDLGTAVVVQAMVYGNLGEDSGTGVGFTRNPATGEKGLYGEYLRNAQGEDVVAGIRTPEPLSRLKEYAPELYREIERVAHLLERHFRDMQDFEFTVERGRLYLLQTRSGKRTAQAAVRIAVEMAEEGLISKEEAVLRVEANALPGLLKPTVDREKAPKPILRGLPASPGAAFGHAVFSNEAAERYTAQGLPTILVRPETTPEDITGMYLSKGILTARGGLTSHAAVVARGLGVPAVVGAEALRVVPEEGRAWVDGLEIQEGELLTLDGSTGEVYLGAVPLAEAAEEELLHKLLSWAEPHRSLGVRANADTPLDAQRARAFGAEGIGLCRTEHMFFQEERLPWVRRLILARTPEEEAEALERLFVFQKEDFKGILKAMDGLPVTVRLLDPPLHEFLPSLEELKVQAEAGDEEAKALWERAKALAEQNPMLGFRGIRLLLLRPGIFRMQLRALLEAAKELREEGFDPRPEVMVPLVADPKEVERAKALAEELFREYGPIPFGTMIETPRAALLASEIAPLVDFFSFGTNDLTQMAFGLSRDDAGKFLPQYVEEGLFPFDPTERLDEKGVGRLLRLAVQEGKRANPRLKVGLCGEHGGEARSVAFVADLLDYTSASPFRVLTARLAAAQAGLRASRYAGT from the coding sequence GTGGGTACGCACACGCAGGTGTATCTCCTTTCCGAGGCCCGGGGCCTTTCCCGGGATCTCTTGGGCGGCAAGGGGTTTGGGCTGGTGGAGATGGCCCAGGCGGGGCTTCCCGTTCCCCCGGCCCTCATCATCACCACGGAGGCTTGCCGCCGCTTCCTCAGGGAGGGGGCGGTGCCGGGCCTGTGGGAGGAGGTCCGGGCCAAGCTGGCAGCCCTCGAGGGCCTAGTAGGCAAGCGCTTCGGCAAAGGGGAGGGGAGCACCCCTCCCCTTTTGGTTTCCGTGCGGAGCGGGGCCCCGGTGTCCATGCCCGGGATGATGGACACCATCCTCAACCTGGGCCTCTCCTCGGAAGGAGTGGAAAGCCTGGCCCGGGCCACGGGGAATCCCCGCTTCGCCTGGGATGCCTTCAGAAGGCTCCTTTCCATGTACGGGGAGGTGGTCTTGGGGGAGAGGGCGGAGGTCTTTGAGGGCATGCTCTCCGCCTTGAAGGAGAAGCGGGGTGTCCAAAGCGACACGGAGCTTTCCCCCGAGGACCTCGAGGCGCTTTCCTTCCAATACCTGCGCCACCTGCAAGAGCGGGGTACGCCCTTCCCCATGGACCCCTGGCTTCAGCTGCAAGGGGCCATCGAGGCGGTCTTCCGCAGCTGGCTGAATCCCCGGGCCAAAACCTACCGCCGCATCTACGGCATCCCGGAGGACCTGGGCACGGCGGTGGTGGTCCAGGCCATGGTCTACGGGAACCTGGGGGAGGACTCGGGGACCGGGGTGGGCTTTACCCGCAACCCCGCCACCGGGGAGAAGGGCCTCTACGGGGAATACCTGCGGAACGCCCAGGGTGAGGATGTGGTGGCGGGTATCCGCACCCCTGAGCCCCTTTCCCGCCTCAAGGAGTACGCCCCCGAGCTCTATAGGGAGATCGAGCGGGTGGCCCACCTCTTGGAGCGCCACTTCCGCGACATGCAGGATTTTGAGTTCACCGTGGAACGGGGGAGGCTCTACCTGCTCCAAACCCGCTCCGGCAAGCGCACCGCCCAGGCCGCGGTACGCATCGCCGTGGAGATGGCGGAGGAGGGCCTGATCAGCAAGGAGGAGGCCGTGCTCCGGGTGGAGGCCAACGCCCTGCCCGGCCTCCTCAAGCCCACCGTGGACCGGGAGAAGGCTCCCAAACCCATTCTGCGGGGCCTTCCCGCAAGCCCAGGGGCGGCGTTCGGCCATGCGGTCTTCAGCAACGAGGCGGCGGAGCGCTACACCGCCCAAGGGCTTCCCACCATCCTGGTGCGCCCGGAAACCACTCCCGAGGACATCACCGGCATGTACCTTTCCAAGGGAATCCTCACCGCCCGGGGAGGCTTGACCTCCCATGCGGCGGTGGTGGCCCGGGGCCTGGGGGTGCCGGCGGTGGTGGGGGCGGAGGCCTTGAGGGTGGTGCCCGAGGAAGGTCGGGCCTGGGTGGACGGCCTGGAGATCCAGGAGGGGGAGCTGCTCACCCTGGACGGGAGCACCGGGGAGGTTTACCTGGGAGCGGTGCCCCTGGCTGAAGCGGCCGAGGAGGAGCTTTTGCATAAGCTTCTTTCCTGGGCGGAGCCCCACCGTTCCCTGGGGGTCAGGGCCAATGCCGATACCCCCCTGGACGCCCAAAGGGCCCGGGCTTTCGGCGCCGAGGGGATCGGACTTTGCCGTACCGAGCACATGTTTTTCCAGGAGGAACGCCTGCCTTGGGTTCGGCGGTTGATCCTGGCCCGCACCCCGGAGGAGGAAGCCGAGGCCTTGGAGCGGCTTTTCGTCTTCCAAAAGGAGGACTTCAAGGGCATCCTCAAGGCCATGGATGGCCTCCCGGTAACCGTACGCCTCCTGGATCCTCCCCTCCACGAGTTCCTGCCCTCCCTCGAGGAACTGAAGGTGCAGGCGGAGGCTGGGGACGAGGAGGCCAAGGCCCTTTGGGAGCGGGCCAAGGCCCTGGCGGAGCAGAACCCCATGCTGGGCTTTCGGGGCATCCGGCTTTTGCTCCTCAGGCCGGGCATCTTCCGCATGCAGCTTCGGGCGCTCCTGGAGGCGGCCAAGGAGCTAAGGGAAGAGGGTTTTGATCCCCGCCCTGAGGTCATGGTTCCCCTGGTGGCAGATCCCAAGGAGGTGGAAAGGGCCAAGGCCCTGGCGGAGGAGCTTTTCCGGGAGTACGGCCCCATTCCCTTCGGCACCATGATCGAGACTCCAAGGGCGGCCCTTCTGGCTTCGGAGATCGCTCCCCTGGTGGACTTTTTCAGCTTTGGCACCAACGACCTCACCCAGATGGCCTTTGGTCTTTCCCGGGACGATGCCGGGAAGTTCCTTCCCCAGTACGTGGAGGAAGGGCTTTTCCCCTTCGACCCCACGGAGCGCCTGGACGAGAAGGGGGTGGGAAGGCTTCTTCGGCTTGCGGTGCAGGAAGGGAAGCGGGCTAACCCCAGGCTTAAGGTAGGGCTGTGCGGGGAACATGGGGGCGAGGCTCGCAGCGTGGCCTTTGTGGCCGACCTCCTGGATTACACCTCGGCGAGCCCCTTCAGGGTGCTTACCGCCCGGCTTGCCGCAGCCCAGGCGGGGCTTCGGGCCTCGAGGTACGCAGGCACCTGA
- a CDS encoding LamB/YcsF family protein, with protein MFIDLNADAGESYGAFTYGHDREIFPLVTSVNLACGFHGGSPTRIREAVTLAKAHGVAVGAHPGFPDLVGFGRRDMALRPEEVYADVLYQIGALYAFLKTEGLSLHHVKPHGALYLRACRDRETARAIAEAVKAFDPEVPLVVLPGTVYEEEARRAGLRVVLEAFPERAYLKNGQLAPRSLPGSWISDPKEAARRALRMVLEGKIEALDGGEVEVRAETLCIHGDNPNAPEVALAVRRALEEAGIEVRPF; from the coding sequence ATGTTCATAGACCTCAACGCCGACGCTGGGGAGTCCTATGGAGCCTTCACCTACGGTCACGACCGGGAGATCTTCCCCCTGGTGACCTCGGTAAACCTGGCCTGCGGCTTTCATGGGGGAAGCCCCACCCGCATAAGGGAGGCGGTGACTCTTGCCAAGGCCCATGGAGTGGCGGTGGGAGCCCACCCGGGCTTCCCCGACCTGGTGGGCTTTGGTCGCAGGGATATGGCCCTGAGGCCCGAGGAAGTCTATGCGGACGTCCTCTACCAGATAGGAGCCCTCTACGCCTTCCTGAAGACAGAAGGGCTAAGCCTTCACCACGTGAAGCCCCACGGGGCCCTCTACCTCAGAGCCTGCCGCGACCGGGAAACCGCCCGGGCCATCGCCGAGGCGGTGAAGGCCTTTGACCCCGAAGTGCCCTTGGTGGTGCTTCCCGGCACGGTGTACGAGGAGGAGGCCCGGAGGGCAGGGCTAAGGGTGGTCCTCGAGGCCTTTCCCGAACGGGCGTATCTGAAAAACGGCCAGCTGGCCCCCCGCTCCCTCCCGGGAAGCTGGATCAGCGATCCCAAGGAGGCAGCCAGGCGGGCCCTCAGGATGGTTCTAGAAGGAAAAATAGAGGCCCTGGATGGCGGGGAGGTGGAGGTCAGGGCGGAAACCCTTTGCATCCACGGGGACAACCCCAACGCCCCCGAGGTGGCACTGGCGGTGCGCAGGGCGCTGGAGGAAGCAGGGATAGAGGTGAGACCCTTCTAG
- a CDS encoding TRAP transporter small permease has translation MNLLEKALEGLYRLSEFLAALMGLFILLVILAQVAGRYLGFVVPSALEMAGFATAGLIFLGLAPTLRAGGHIQMRLLLRKLPPRTRRPLETFALGLGFLTTLYASVQAWLRVAESFRYGDLAPGLLPLPLWLPQSFLAVGLSIFALALLEAGLKTWKEGKE, from the coding sequence ATGAACCTCTTGGAGAAGGCCCTCGAGGGCCTCTACCGTCTATCCGAGTTCCTGGCGGCCCTCATGGGCCTTTTCATCCTCCTGGTGATCCTGGCCCAGGTGGCAGGGCGGTACCTGGGCTTCGTGGTGCCCTCCGCCCTAGAGATGGCCGGCTTCGCCACCGCCGGGCTCATCTTCCTGGGCCTTGCTCCCACCCTGAGGGCCGGGGGGCACATCCAGATGCGGCTTCTCTTGCGAAAGCTTCCCCCCAGGACCCGTCGCCCGCTGGAAACCTTCGCCCTGGGGCTCGGATTCCTAACAACCCTTTATGCCTCCGTTCAAGCCTGGCTTAGGGTGGCGGAGAGCTTCCGCTACGGAGACCTGGCCCCAGGGCTTCTCCCCCTTCCCCTCTGGCTACCCCAAAGCTTCCTGGCGGTGGGCCTCAGCATCTTCGCCCTGGCCCTTCTCGAGGCGGGCCTAAAAACCTGGAAGGAGGGAAAGGAATGA
- a CDS encoding TRAP transporter substrate-binding protein: protein MRKLLFWLFPLALVAQAQTWNMATPYPPANFHTQNIQQFVKEVEETTGGRLKITVHPGGSLFPHPQILPAVRNGQVQMGEVLMSLLANENPLFNLDSIPFVATSYEEARRLYQAQRPEVEKWLAQRGVVFLYAVPWPPQGLYTKRPVNTGADLKGMRFRAYNPATARLAELLGMHPVQVEAADIPQAFATGIVEAMITSPVTGVDSQAWDFARYFYDVKAWIPKNMVVVGRRAFESLSPQDREALLQAAKRAEERGWRLSQEQEEKAMQTLASRGMQVVKPSPTLLADLKKVGQTMILEWQKQAGATGVKIYRQYLGR from the coding sequence ATGCGTAAGCTCCTTTTCTGGCTTTTCCCATTGGCCCTAGTAGCCCAAGCCCAGACCTGGAACATGGCCACCCCGTATCCTCCGGCCAACTTCCACACGCAAAACATTCAGCAGTTTGTAAAGGAAGTGGAGGAAACCACGGGAGGCCGGCTCAAGATCACCGTCCACCCTGGAGGCTCCCTCTTCCCCCATCCCCAGATCCTGCCCGCGGTAAGGAACGGGCAGGTGCAGATGGGGGAGGTGCTCATGTCCCTTCTCGCCAACGAAAACCCCCTCTTCAACCTGGACTCCATCCCCTTCGTGGCCACCAGCTACGAAGAGGCCCGTCGGCTTTACCAGGCTCAGCGCCCTGAAGTGGAAAAGTGGCTGGCCCAAAGGGGAGTGGTCTTTCTCTACGCCGTTCCCTGGCCGCCTCAAGGGCTCTACACCAAGCGGCCCGTGAATACAGGGGCGGATTTAAAGGGCATGCGGTTCCGGGCCTACAACCCCGCCACCGCCCGGCTGGCGGAGCTACTCGGCATGCACCCAGTTCAGGTGGAGGCCGCAGACATTCCCCAGGCCTTCGCCACGGGGATTGTGGAGGCCATGATCACCTCCCCGGTCACCGGGGTGGACAGCCAGGCCTGGGACTTCGCCCGTTACTTCTACGACGTGAAGGCCTGGATCCCCAAGAACATGGTGGTCGTCGGCCGACGGGCCTTTGAAAGCCTCTCCCCCCAGGATCGGGAAGCCCTGTTGCAGGCGGCCAAGCGGGCAGAGGAGCGGGGCTGGCGGCTGAGCCAGGAACAGGAGGAAAAGGCCATGCAAACCCTGGCGAGCCGGGGCATGCAGGTGGTCAAGCCCTCCCCCACCCTCCTGGCCGACCTCAAGAAGGTGGGGCAAACCATGATCCTGGAGTGGCAAAAGCAGGCGGGAGCCACGGGGGTCAAGATCTACCGTCAGTACCTTGGACGATGA
- a CDS encoding ABC transporter substrate-binding protein — protein sequence MRRLVVALLVLLLAAGLAQKRVVLGVGGKTAVVYLPLTVVERLGYFKEEGLDVVIQDLQAGSRALQALVGGSVEVVMGYYDHTIQMQAQGRDIVAFVEVGRYPAIVLGVRSDLADQVRSIADLKGRKVGVTAPGSSTHFFLNYLLVKNGLKPTDVSVIGVSVGAQAVAAVQNRQVDAISNVEPAITLLEERGLIKVLADTRSTKGTREVLGGEYPAAVLYTTRAWLERNPDTAQRLVNAMVRGLRWMQGKTPEEIAAVLPEEYFLGDRALYLKVLRNSLESFSPTGRFSDTASLRPLTVLSAFDPNVARARIDLKRTYTNEFVDRVPKR from the coding sequence ATGAGGAGGCTGGTTGTAGCGCTTTTGGTGTTACTTTTGGCGGCGGGCTTAGCCCAGAAGCGGGTGGTGCTGGGGGTAGGAGGAAAGACGGCCGTGGTCTACCTGCCCCTCACCGTGGTGGAGCGCCTGGGATACTTCAAGGAAGAAGGCCTGGACGTGGTGATCCAGGACCTGCAGGCGGGCTCGAGGGCCCTCCAGGCCCTGGTGGGGGGAAGCGTGGAGGTGGTGATGGGCTACTACGACCACACCATCCAGATGCAGGCCCAAGGCAGGGACATCGTGGCCTTCGTGGAGGTGGGGCGCTATCCGGCCATCGTGCTGGGAGTGCGCTCGGACCTGGCAGACCAGGTGCGGAGCATCGCCGACCTCAAGGGGAGGAAGGTGGGGGTCACCGCTCCGGGAAGCTCCACCCATTTCTTCCTCAACTACCTCCTGGTGAAAAACGGCCTCAAGCCCACGGATGTATCCGTGATCGGGGTTTCCGTGGGGGCCCAAGCGGTGGCCGCGGTGCAAAACCGCCAGGTGGACGCCATCTCCAATGTGGAACCCGCCATCACCCTTCTGGAGGAAAGGGGCCTCATCAAGGTACTGGCGGACACCCGCTCCACCAAGGGAACCCGGGAGGTTTTGGGTGGGGAGTACCCGGCCGCCGTCCTCTATACCACCCGGGCCTGGTTGGAGCGGAACCCCGACACCGCCCAGCGCCTGGTGAACGCCATGGTGCGGGGTCTGAGGTGGATGCAGGGCAAAACCCCTGAGGAAATCGCTGCCGTCTTACCGGAGGAGTACTTCCTAGGCGACCGGGCCCTGTACCTCAAGGTCCTCAGGAACTCCCTGGAGTCCTTCTCTCCCACAGGGCGCTTCAGCGACACTGCTTCCCTGAGGCCCCTCACGGTGCTTTCCGCCTTTGACCCCAACGTGGCCCGGGCCCGGATCGATCTCAAGCGCACGTACACCAATGAGTTTGTGGACCGGGTGCCCAAGCGGTAA
- a CDS encoding ABC transporter permease: MRGLRLRLWQVGLLLLFLAWWEWASRTGRLDPFFFSQPSEIAGRVWRWFSTGEIYPHLYITTLEMLLAFFLGTLLGVVLGLWLALAPSVAAVLDPYIKALNAIPRVVLAPIFTLWFGLGVLSKVALGVTLVFFVAFFNTYQGVKEVSPVVLQNARLLGARPGHLLRHVYLPAAASWIFSSLRTSIGFAVIGAVVGEYLGSAAGLGYVIAQAEGVFDTTGVFAGMVVLMVFVLLLDAVVGQVEGRLVRWRPKMEGE, translated from the coding sequence ATGCGGGGGCTTAGGCTACGGCTTTGGCAGGTGGGGTTGCTCCTTCTCTTCCTCGCCTGGTGGGAGTGGGCCTCGAGGACCGGCCGCCTGGACCCCTTCTTCTTCTCCCAACCCTCCGAGATCGCCGGGAGGGTCTGGCGCTGGTTCAGCACCGGGGAGATCTACCCGCACCTTTACATCACCACCCTGGAGATGCTCCTGGCCTTTTTCCTCGGAACCCTGCTCGGGGTGGTCCTGGGGCTTTGGCTGGCCCTGGCCCCCAGCGTGGCGGCGGTCTTGGACCCCTACATCAAGGCCCTAAACGCCATCCCTCGGGTAGTCTTGGCTCCCATCTTCACCCTCTGGTTCGGCCTGGGGGTGCTCTCCAAGGTAGCCCTAGGGGTCACCCTGGTCTTCTTTGTGGCCTTCTTCAACACCTACCAGGGGGTTAAGGAGGTAAGCCCTGTGGTCCTGCAAAACGCCAGGCTCTTGGGAGCCAGGCCCGGCCACCTGCTGCGCCATGTATACCTCCCGGCCGCCGCCAGCTGGATCTTCTCCAGCTTAAGGACCTCCATCGGCTTCGCGGTAATCGGGGCCGTGGTGGGGGAGTACCTGGGAAGCGCCGCTGGGCTGGGTTACGTCATCGCCCAGGCGGAAGGGGTCTTTGACACCACCGGGGTCTTCGCCGGCATGGTGGTGCTCATGGTCTTCGTGTTGCTGTTGGATGCCGTGGTGGGCCAAGTGGAAGGGCGTTTAGTCCGTTGGCGCCCTAAAATGGAGGGGGAATAG
- a CDS encoding ABC transporter ATP-binding protein, with product MSFLEFKQVSVAFGSYVAVEGVSLRLASGEFVSLVGPTGCGKSTLLNVAAGLLAPTQGEVLLEGKPLRGLNPVAGYLFQQDAILPWKTALDNVALPLVFRGAGLKEARERAQAWLEKVGLGRFPRHYPHQLSGGMRKRVGLAQVLIANPRLLLMDEPFSALDVQTRQLMENELLRLWQEDRKTVLFVTHDLEEAIALSDRVVVMSAGPRSRVIGEFPIPLPRPRDVAEIRLTPEFLRLHREIWELLRGEVMRAHAGA from the coding sequence ATGAGCTTTCTGGAATTTAAGCAGGTCTCCGTGGCCTTTGGCTCCTATGTGGCCGTGGAAGGAGTAAGCCTCCGCCTGGCCTCAGGGGAGTTTGTGAGCCTGGTAGGCCCCACGGGATGCGGGAAAAGCACCCTCCTGAACGTGGCGGCAGGCCTTCTGGCCCCCACCCAGGGGGAGGTCCTCCTGGAAGGGAAGCCCCTTAGGGGGTTGAACCCGGTGGCGGGCTACCTTTTCCAGCAGGACGCCATCCTGCCCTGGAAGACCGCCCTGGACAACGTGGCCCTGCCCTTGGTCTTCCGGGGCGCGGGCTTGAAAGAGGCTCGGGAAAGGGCCCAGGCCTGGCTGGAGAAGGTGGGGCTGGGGCGGTTTCCCCGCCACTATCCCCACCAGCTTTCCGGGGGGATGCGCAAGCGGGTGGGGCTGGCCCAGGTACTCATCGCCAACCCCCGGCTCCTCCTCATGGACGAGCCCTTTTCCGCCCTGGACGTGCAGACGCGGCAGCTCATGGAAAACGAGCTCCTCAGGCTCTGGCAGGAGGATCGCAAGACCGTGCTCTTCGTCACCCACGACCTGGAGGAAGCCATTGCCCTTTCCGACCGGGTGGTGGTCATGTCGGCGGGGCCCCGCTCCCGGGTCATCGGGGAGTTCCCCATCCCCCTCCCCCGGCCCAGGGATGTGGCGGAGATCCGGCTCACCCCGGAGTTCTTGCGCCTGCACCGGGAGATCTGGGAGCTCCTAAGGGGGGAGGTGATGCGGGCCCATGCGGGGGCTTAG
- a CDS encoding peroxidase-related enzyme (This protein belongs to a clade of uncharacterized proteins related to peroxidases such as the alkylhydroperoxidase AhpD.) yields the protein MVISWLRIPGDEELSPEVQELFARFREKTGFVPNVARAFALSPRFLLWFRYYDTLMRGEGLLSREEREAMAVAISGENRCEYCVASHKRYLKDLTGDGVLPEVLAANPRRAEMPKRMRALVEFALKVTHQHHAMTEEDLAPLREAGLSDEAILEAAEVAAMFNFTNRLLNALGIKPNLEYYA from the coding sequence ATGGTGATCTCCTGGCTCCGCATCCCTGGGGATGAGGAGTTGAGCCCGGAGGTCCAGGAGCTGTTCGCCCGGTTCCGGGAGAAGACGGGCTTTGTTCCCAATGTGGCCCGGGCCTTTGCCCTGAGCCCCAGGTTTCTCCTCTGGTTCCGGTACTACGACACCCTTATGCGGGGGGAAGGCCTCCTCTCCCGGGAGGAGCGGGAAGCCATGGCCGTGGCCATCAGCGGGGAGAACCGGTGCGAGTACTGCGTGGCCAGCCACAAGCGCTACCTCAAGGACCTCACCGGGGATGGGGTGCTCCCGGAGGTTTTGGCCGCCAACCCCCGCCGCGCGGAGATGCCTAAAAGGATGCGGGCCCTGGTGGAGTTTGCCCTCAAGGTCACGCACCAGCACCACGCCATGACCGAGGAGGACCTCGCCCCCTTGAGGGAAGCGGGTCTCAGCGATGAGGCCATCCTCGAGGCGGCCGAGGTGGCAGCCATGTTCAACTTCACCAACCGCCTGCTCAACGCTTTAGGCATTAAGCCCAACCTCGAGTACTACGCATGA